A single genomic interval of Candidatus Binataceae bacterium harbors:
- a CDS encoding thiamine pyrophosphate-dependent dehydrogenase E1 component subunit alpha, with amino-acid sequence MDVGKDKLLEMYRSMQKIRHFESSIRDLAMANEIPGFVHVSIGEEASATGICAALRKTDRITSTHRGHGHLIAKGGRLDKMMAEIFGKRSGYCKGKGGSMHIVDFSLGILGANGIVGAGLPIATGSALAAVIAGRDEVSACFFGDGASNEGTFHESLNLAAIWKLPVVFVCENNGFGEFTPMQTVTSVKDIAVRAQGYGIPGHIVDGNDVMEVYQYATEAVARARAGEGPTLLECKTYRWEGHVVGEQAFLGEEAYRKKTEVEEWKRKCPIIRFHQWCLEGGKISEAELKKIVSETEKELDEAIAFARSSELPDVSEVTDDVYV; translated from the coding sequence ATGGACGTCGGCAAAGACAAGCTGCTCGAAATGTACCGGTCGATGCAGAAAATCCGGCACTTCGAATCAAGTATTCGCGACCTGGCGATGGCCAACGAGATTCCGGGCTTCGTCCATGTGTCGATCGGCGAGGAAGCCAGCGCGACGGGTATCTGCGCAGCCCTGCGCAAGACCGACCGCATTACCTCGACCCATCGTGGTCATGGTCATCTGATCGCCAAAGGCGGCCGACTCGACAAGATGATGGCCGAGATTTTCGGCAAGCGCAGTGGGTACTGCAAAGGCAAAGGTGGTTCGATGCATATCGTCGACTTCTCGTTGGGGATCCTGGGCGCCAACGGCATCGTCGGCGCCGGATTGCCGATCGCGACCGGCTCCGCGCTCGCGGCGGTGATCGCGGGACGCGACGAAGTCAGCGCGTGTTTCTTCGGCGACGGCGCTTCCAACGAGGGCACCTTCCACGAATCGCTCAACCTGGCCGCGATATGGAAGCTCCCGGTCGTGTTCGTGTGCGAGAACAACGGCTTCGGCGAGTTCACCCCTATGCAGACCGTAACCTCGGTTAAGGACATCGCGGTGCGCGCGCAGGGTTATGGGATTCCCGGGCACATCGTCGACGGCAACGACGTCATGGAGGTGTATCAGTACGCGACCGAAGCGGTGGCGCGCGCTCGCGCGGGCGAAGGACCCACCCTGCTTGAGTGCAAGACCTATCGCTGGGAAGGGCACGTCGTCGGCGAGCAGGCGTTCCTCGGCGAGGAGGCTTACCGCAAGAAGACCGAGGTCGAGGAGTGGAAGCGCAAATGTCCGATCATCCGCTTCCACCAGTGGTGCCTCGAGGGCGGCAAAATTTCCGAGGCGGAATTGAAAAAGATCGTGAGCGAAACCGAA
- the nth gene encoding endonuclease III, translating into MTPETVGDLIETLRREAASWNAPIVTLVATHTRDPFQTLISCILSLRTKDETTAVATKRLFERASTPEAMLKIPLRQLERLIFPVGFYRTKARVIRGIISDLKARYGGKVPDDLDALLTLKGVGRKTANLVVTEAFRKPGICVDTHVHRISNRWGLVKTTTPDKTEMALREVLPRRHWLEYNSLLVAFGQTLCHPTSPWCSRCPIEHRCPRLGVVRSR; encoded by the coding sequence GTGACGCCGGAGACCGTCGGCGATCTCATCGAGACCTTGCGCCGGGAGGCAGCCTCGTGGAACGCGCCGATTGTTACCTTGGTGGCGACCCACACGCGGGACCCGTTCCAGACCCTGATCAGCTGCATTCTGAGCCTCCGCACCAAGGATGAAACCACCGCGGTGGCAACTAAACGGCTGTTCGAGCGTGCATCGACTCCCGAAGCGATGCTGAAGATTCCGCTTCGACAGCTCGAGCGCCTGATTTTTCCGGTGGGATTTTATCGGACCAAAGCGCGCGTCATTCGCGGAATCATCAGCGATCTCAAAGCCAGGTACGGCGGCAAGGTACCCGATGATCTAGATGCGCTGCTTACCCTAAAAGGAGTCGGCCGCAAGACCGCGAACCTGGTAGTGACGGAAGCGTTTCGCAAACCGGGGATCTGCGTCGACACCCACGTGCACCGCATCTCCAACCGCTGGGGCTTGGTGAAGACTACCACGCCCGACAAGACCGAGATGGCGTTGCGCGAAGTGCTGCCTCGGCGTCATTGGCTCGAGTACAACTCGCTCCTGGTCGCTTTCGGGCAAACCCTATGTCACCCGACCTCGCCATGGTGCTCGCGGTGCCCGATCGAGCATCGCTGCCCCCGCCTCGGCGTGGTGAGATCCAGATAA
- a CDS encoding NAD(P)-dependent oxidoreductase — protein MSLEIGFVGLGAMGLPMAANLLAGGHRVTVWNRTQSRAEPLSSKGAAVALKAADTVRRGGVLVSMVADDAALAELVAGDAALAERLGDGGIHISMSTVAPATTRELAEVHRRVGSTMVAAPVFGRPDAAAAKRLWICVSGPAAAKAAAQPILEALGQRVFDFGEVTEAANVAKICGNFLIAAAMEAMGEAFVLAEKNGVDRSALATMLGQTLFACPVYQGYGGAIANRRHSPPGFRLPLGLKDVEIVLRSACEVNAPMPTASLLRDRFVHALALGRADLDWSALALGAREDAGLTD, from the coding sequence ATGAGCCTCGAAATTGGATTTGTGGGTCTTGGTGCCATGGGATTGCCGATGGCCGCGAATCTGCTGGCAGGCGGCCACCGCGTGACGGTTTGGAATCGAACCCAATCCAGGGCCGAGCCGCTTTCGAGCAAAGGCGCCGCCGTCGCGCTTAAAGCCGCCGACACCGTCAGGCGCGGTGGCGTGCTGGTCTCGATGGTGGCCGACGATGCGGCATTGGCGGAACTGGTCGCGGGCGACGCTGCTCTAGCCGAGCGTCTCGGTGATGGTGGTATCCATATCTCGATGAGCACCGTCGCGCCGGCGACCACGCGCGAACTCGCCGAAGTCCATCGCAGGGTGGGGTCCACGATGGTCGCTGCGCCGGTGTTCGGGCGCCCCGACGCGGCCGCGGCGAAGCGCCTGTGGATTTGTGTCTCGGGTCCGGCTGCCGCGAAAGCGGCGGCTCAGCCGATCCTGGAAGCCTTGGGGCAGCGGGTCTTCGATTTCGGCGAAGTAACCGAGGCTGCCAACGTCGCCAAGATATGCGGCAACTTCCTCATCGCCGCCGCCATGGAGGCGATGGGCGAAGCGTTCGTGTTGGCCGAAAAGAACGGGGTCGATCGCTCGGCGCTGGCGACCATGCTGGGGCAGACGCTGTTCGCATGCCCCGTCTACCAGGGGTACGGCGGCGCGATCGCCAATCGGCGCCACAGTCCCCCGGGCTTTCGTCTCCCGCTTGGGCTCAAGGATGTTGAAATTGTGCTGCGCAGCGCGTGTGAGGTGAATGCGCCGATGCCCACTGCGAGCCTGCTGCGGGATCGGTTCGTTCACGCGCTAGCGCTGGGCCGCGCCGACCTCGATTGGTCGGCACTCGCGCTCGGCGCGCGCGAGGACGCGGGTCTCACGGATTAG
- a CDS encoding MoxR family ATPase, with protein sequence MSETQAALELPTVADFARTFRRIQSEIHKVIVGHEQAVEQLLSALFAGGHVLIEGVPGTGKTTLVKTLGRALNLSFNRIQFTVDLMPADITGTRVILSSEDGRREFTFQPGPAFCHILLGDEINRATPKTQSALLEAMAELQVTVSGTTYPLRPPYLVMATLNPIEMEGTYPLPEAQLDRFLFKVRLDYPEEDNLVRIISSTTGADEAGIVPVFHGDEAQERVETLKKLVREVIAAPAMEHYAARIVRATQPDHSRYVGDSVKSLHDEMVNRYVMFGSSPRGAQALILGGKVRALLDGRANVAREDIEAMAVSALAHRIMLNYAAHSDGIDAPQIVERVIKSVRATRA encoded by the coding sequence ATGAGCGAGACGCAAGCTGCGCTCGAGCTGCCGACGGTGGCGGACTTTGCCCGCACTTTCCGCCGCATCCAGTCCGAAATTCACAAGGTGATCGTGGGCCACGAGCAGGCGGTCGAGCAGTTGCTCTCGGCGCTCTTCGCGGGCGGCCACGTACTGATCGAAGGAGTGCCGGGAACCGGTAAGACCACGCTGGTCAAGACGCTGGGCCGCGCTCTCAATCTGAGCTTCAACCGCATCCAGTTCACCGTCGACCTCATGCCGGCCGATATTACCGGTACGCGCGTGATCCTGAGCAGCGAGGATGGCCGGCGCGAATTCACCTTCCAACCCGGCCCGGCCTTCTGTCACATTCTGCTCGGTGACGAGATAAACCGCGCGACGCCCAAAACTCAATCCGCCCTGCTGGAAGCGATGGCGGAACTACAGGTGACTGTCTCGGGCACCACCTATCCACTGCGGCCGCCGTATTTGGTGATGGCCACCCTGAACCCGATCGAAATGGAAGGTACCTATCCACTGCCAGAGGCCCAGCTCGATCGATTTCTGTTCAAAGTGCGGCTGGACTATCCGGAAGAGGACAACCTGGTCCGCATCATTTCTTCGACCACCGGGGCCGATGAAGCCGGCATAGTGCCCGTGTTCCATGGCGACGAAGCACAGGAGCGCGTCGAGACGCTCAAAAAGTTGGTGCGCGAAGTAATCGCGGCACCTGCGATGGAGCACTATGCCGCGCGCATCGTGCGTGCCACGCAGCCAGACCACTCACGCTACGTCGGCGACTCGGTGAAATCGCTTCACGACGAGATGGTTAATCGCTACGTGATGTTCGGCTCCTCGCCGCGCGGCGCGCAGGCCCTGATTCTTGGAGGCAAGGTCCGGGCGCTGCTCGATGGCCGCGCCAACGTGGCGCGGGAGGATATCGAAGCGATGGCGGTGTCCGCACTAGCCCATCGAATCATGCTCAATTACGCGGCCCACTCTGACGGGATCGATGCGCCGCAGATCGTGGAGCGCGTGATCAAGTCGGTACGCGCGACGCGCGCCTGA
- a CDS encoding DUF58 domain-containing protein — translation MLEARAFEPEFLRKLDRLVLGIKRARTVRSGQRTLGRVQGLGIEPENFREYNEGDDLRFLDWNTYARLDQLSIRTFRAERQVEITMLVDASASMAFPESDDKLGLALALAASLAYVGMSDNDAVRIAAFAMRRGNMHLDSSPFHRRRESYLDFRPFVSAIRTGGETRLGAAVDSLLHQRRPAGIVIVVSDFLVSRTDYEDALARLLAARHQVKVIQVLGQIESTGSYPPGLYRVRDAETGEVRETVFGADAAAACRRKVDKLAQEVRGFCTQRGIAYTQAFGAHNLENFMERELPALGVVR, via the coding sequence ATGCTCGAGGCGCGCGCGTTCGAGCCCGAATTTTTGAGAAAACTCGATCGCCTGGTACTGGGGATCAAACGCGCCCGGACCGTGCGCTCCGGGCAGCGCACTCTGGGACGCGTGCAAGGCCTCGGAATCGAGCCGGAAAATTTCCGCGAATACAACGAGGGCGACGATCTACGCTTTCTCGACTGGAACACGTACGCGCGCCTCGATCAGCTTTCCATTCGCACCTTCCGCGCCGAGCGACAGGTCGAGATCACCATGCTGGTCGATGCAAGCGCATCGATGGCGTTTCCGGAGAGTGACGACAAGCTCGGGTTGGCACTCGCGTTGGCAGCGTCGCTGGCCTACGTCGGAATGAGCGACAACGATGCGGTGCGCATCGCGGCCTTCGCGATGCGCCGCGGGAACATGCACTTGGACTCGTCGCCCTTCCACCGTCGGCGCGAGTCCTACCTCGACTTTCGTCCGTTTGTGAGCGCCATCCGGACCGGTGGCGAGACTCGGCTCGGGGCAGCCGTAGATTCGCTACTGCATCAGCGCCGGCCAGCCGGAATTGTGATCGTGGTCTCCGATTTTCTGGTCAGTCGAACCGACTATGAAGATGCGCTGGCGCGGCTGCTGGCCGCGCGCCATCAGGTGAAAGTGATACAAGTTCTCGGCCAAATTGAGTCAACCGGAAGCTATCCGCCGGGCCTCTATCGGGTACGCGACGCGGAGACTGGCGAGGTTCGCGAGACGGTCTTTGGAGCTGACGCCGCGGCTGCCTGCCGCCGCAAGGTTGACAAACTCGCCCAGGAGGTTCGTGGGTTCTGTACCCAGCGCGGCATCGCATACACACAGGCATTCGGCGCCCACAATCTGGAAAACTTTATGGAGCGCGAACTGCCCGCGTTGGGTGTCGTGCGCTAA
- a CDS encoding BatA domain-containing protein produces MGFLNPINLLWGVALVVLALIYLRSRSRPTISVSSLMLFDEAAAPVTRVRHVRIDPLFWLELAGLTALVLAVGGLYAMVPARAGRGRSHALVFDLGAGMGARFDGRSGLEEAKKRALELIDGAPAGDEFSVITYALEAQVALPQTQNLDAVRNAIHALQSLAVAAHPSALSAALMRGRGSSEIELFTDRAPPARALGDAKGTTPLHLHRTAHGDDNVAIVSLDPGAVGSSRGRAVLRNFSNKPRLAEFQVKAEDREVFHNTLMFAPREQMVVPFGPLTTGGLISAHILTPDAIEADNQHWVYAPANQAGHALVLSADSAVRDDLARVLLAINPNLQIETADPAQFSPQKAGPPFDLAVMHDCYMPGISTASMLLIFPPPVVPPAARIPGLVVSAQNLPVILKPARDMPFSVGQSTVLPAVRGMTLPEWMNPLVQGTTPGESDLVPLAAIGGIPSGRIGVIAFDVRNRLLLDADRLDALVVTINLIKQLTAPADIQVVPTGSYVDVPVAGSAIVTAPDGSRSQAEADKWSRVRIRPLQSGHYAIESGTRIVEVYANYFDASESDLAPTPAATLSPAPAPFSERPSSHGPRQVQPLLLVLAGLAMVAFAVESVVLIRHSALWGAAHV; encoded by the coding sequence ATGGGATTCCTTAACCCCATAAATCTCCTGTGGGGCGTCGCGCTGGTGGTTCTCGCCCTGATCTATCTGCGTTCACGCTCGCGTCCGACTATCTCGGTATCGAGCCTGATGCTGTTCGATGAGGCCGCGGCGCCGGTGACGCGCGTGCGTCACGTCCGCATCGATCCGTTGTTCTGGCTCGAGCTCGCCGGGTTGACCGCCTTGGTTCTGGCGGTGGGCGGGCTTTACGCGATGGTCCCGGCACGCGCTGGCCGTGGGCGCAGTCATGCGTTGGTGTTTGATTTGGGGGCGGGAATGGGTGCCCGCTTCGACGGAAGGAGCGGTCTTGAAGAGGCCAAAAAGCGCGCGCTCGAGCTGATCGATGGAGCCCCGGCCGGCGACGAATTCAGTGTGATAACTTATGCCCTCGAAGCGCAGGTCGCGCTGCCCCAGACCCAAAATCTCGACGCGGTTCGCAATGCTATTCACGCCCTCCAGTCGCTTGCGGTCGCCGCGCACCCCTCGGCGCTCTCGGCCGCACTCATGCGGGGACGCGGATCGTCGGAGATTGAACTGTTCACCGACCGGGCGCCGCCCGCGCGCGCACTCGGCGACGCGAAAGGGACCACACCCCTGCATTTGCACCGGACCGCGCACGGCGACGACAACGTGGCGATCGTTTCACTAGACCCGGGCGCGGTCGGCTCCTCGCGCGGGCGCGCGGTACTGCGCAACTTCTCGAACAAACCGCGCCTCGCGGAGTTTCAGGTAAAAGCGGAAGACCGCGAGGTCTTTCATAACACCCTGATGTTCGCTCCGCGCGAGCAGATGGTGGTGCCTTTCGGCCCCCTGACTACGGGCGGCTTGATCTCGGCCCACATTCTTACCCCCGATGCTATCGAGGCCGACAATCAGCATTGGGTGTATGCGCCCGCCAACCAGGCCGGACATGCGCTGGTGTTGTCCGCTGATTCCGCCGTGCGCGACGACCTCGCGCGGGTGCTGCTGGCGATCAATCCAAACTTGCAGATCGAAACCGCCGACCCTGCCCAATTCTCTCCGCAAAAGGCTGGACCTCCTTTCGACCTTGCGGTGATGCATGACTGTTACATGCCGGGAATTTCGACGGCCTCGATGCTGCTGATCTTTCCGCCGCCGGTAGTGCCACCTGCGGCCAGGATCCCCGGGCTCGTGGTTTCGGCCCAGAACTTGCCGGTCATTCTGAAGCCAGCGCGCGATATGCCCTTCAGCGTCGGACAGAGCACCGTTCTTCCCGCGGTCCGAGGCATGACCCTGCCCGAATGGATGAATCCTCTCGTGCAGGGTACGACACCCGGCGAGTCCGATTTGGTGCCGCTGGCGGCGATTGGCGGAATTCCGAGCGGCCGTATTGGCGTTATCGCTTTCGATGTGCGTAACCGGCTGCTGCTCGATGCGGATCGACTCGACGCTCTGGTCGTAACGATCAATTTGATCAAGCAATTGACCGCGCCGGCCGATATTCAGGTTGTTCCCACCGGTTCTTACGTGGACGTTCCGGTCGCGGGCAGTGCAATCGTTACCGCACCCGATGGCTCCCGGAGTCAGGCGGAAGCCGACAAGTGGAGCCGGGTACGAATTCGTCCGCTTCAGTCCGGCCATTACGCGATCGAGTCAGGGACCAGGATCGTGGAGGTTTACGCGAATTACTTCGATGCTTCCGAGTCGGACCTTGCACCTACTCCGGCTGCGACTCTCTCCCCCGCGCCAGCTCCTTTCTCGGAGCGTCCCTCGAGCCACGGTCCTCGGCAGGTGCAGCCACTTCTGCTGGTCCTCGCCGGGCTTGCGATGGTTGCCTTTGCGGTGGAGTCCGTCGTGCTGATCCGCCATTCAGCACTGTGGGGTGCCGCCCATGTTTGA
- a CDS encoding VWA domain-containing protein — protein MFDHPAALWLLILAPLVAYPAVVAILRGARIAGAASLACRLALLAVLVALLAGLKIRGTTAARSVEVVAVLDESRSIARDQSDWMYHQLHEVARHLSARDRLGVVGFGRDAQLAVPPSDPRLIGNPMARPDPGATDIAAALTAAQSLFAPENEKRILLLSDGNETRGDAAAEIPAMVEDGVRIYAAAPPPSNAKRVALTDFQAPENIRAQQQFNLRIGIESESSDKVDVQLRLLRDGKAVGGQHVTLSLGMNHFEMPYQVDRAGAYLMGVEIAVAPPYSAINSRAEAPLSVSVAPQVLIASQSRPESLLSALKARNYRVDLVPPRSLSNKPDDYLPYQLVILNDASATSLAPGAQHAISRYVAELGGGLVVTGEALRDDRYKGGDLEKTLPVNFEAQPPPPSREPIAVYLCIDRSNSMSYDSRYPAVRDGERIRYAKQAAIALLRQLDDTDYAGVIAFDSQPYVLGHLQPLGEDRSELENRIERLQPGGGTDFKDALEIAQREIMQSGIPVRQIILLTDGDTNRQYHDHDALIADFSNEHIPVSTIRIGPDLANLRLLQDFAQATGGIFYRVQDIEKLPLLLVGLTREAMNRRKQGRTSVEVGPPSAILTGIDPRSIPPIDFYASSVAKNGAQVPLQIARGDRATPLLAAWQYGLGRAAIFAADPDSLATLSWIRWDRYAEFWYQLVAWTMREGDPGAFAIRVRTQSDGALSVEAEKADAIPVPNLVCRISGPGHLVDVPMTQTDASLYTGEVGPLARGRYVATLMIKAGDTERVLTHRDFASLGELPSDAAELRLRPANVDLLGRLALATRGALDAAPETVAAHRGGTVTIRREASPELLPLAILLFLGEVFVRRRFLGD, from the coding sequence ATGTTTGATCATCCCGCCGCGCTGTGGCTGCTGATTCTCGCCCCGCTGGTGGCCTATCCCGCGGTTGTGGCCATCCTGCGTGGAGCGAGAATTGCCGGCGCAGCATCGCTTGCCTGCAGGCTCGCCCTGCTCGCGGTCTTGGTAGCGCTATTGGCGGGGCTCAAAATCAGAGGGACGACGGCGGCGCGTAGCGTTGAAGTGGTGGCAGTGCTCGACGAGTCGCGATCGATCGCGCGCGACCAAAGCGATTGGATGTACCATCAGCTTCACGAGGTGGCCCGCCACTTGAGTGCCCGTGATCGGCTCGGGGTTGTCGGGTTCGGCCGCGATGCACAACTCGCGGTGCCACCGTCCGACCCGCGGCTGATCGGCAATCCCATGGCGCGTCCTGATCCCGGCGCGACCGACATTGCCGCGGCGCTGACCGCCGCGCAAAGCCTGTTTGCCCCTGAGAACGAGAAGCGGATTTTGCTCCTGAGCGACGGTAACGAAACCCGCGGCGACGCGGCCGCCGAAATACCGGCGATGGTCGAAGATGGCGTCCGAATCTACGCCGCGGCGCCTCCGCCCTCAAATGCCAAGCGGGTGGCGCTTACCGACTTTCAGGCTCCCGAGAACATTCGCGCGCAGCAACAGTTCAACCTCAGAATCGGCATCGAAAGCGAATCGTCCGACAAGGTCGACGTGCAGCTGCGCTTGCTGCGCGATGGCAAGGCGGTAGGCGGACAGCATGTCACGCTCAGCCTGGGAATGAATCACTTCGAGATGCCATACCAGGTGGACCGGGCGGGTGCTTACCTGATGGGGGTAGAGATAGCCGTGGCTCCCCCGTACAGCGCAATCAATTCGCGCGCGGAGGCGCCCCTGTCGGTGAGCGTCGCACCCCAAGTTCTGATCGCATCGCAGAGCCGCCCCGAAAGCCTTCTGAGTGCGCTCAAAGCGCGCAACTATCGAGTGGACCTGGTGCCGCCACGTAGCCTGTCGAACAAGCCCGATGACTACCTGCCGTATCAACTGGTGATTCTGAACGACGCGTCGGCGACAAGCCTCGCACCGGGCGCGCAGCATGCAATCAGCCGGTATGTCGCCGAGCTGGGCGGGGGGTTGGTGGTGACCGGGGAAGCTCTGCGCGACGATCGGTACAAGGGCGGCGATCTCGAGAAAACCCTGCCGGTGAACTTCGAGGCGCAACCGCCCCCACCATCGCGCGAGCCGATCGCCGTGTACCTGTGCATCGATCGCTCCAATTCAATGAGCTACGACTCGCGCTATCCCGCGGTGCGCGACGGTGAACGCATCCGTTACGCGAAGCAGGCGGCAATCGCTTTGCTGCGCCAGCTGGATGATACCGACTATGCCGGCGTTATCGCTTTCGACTCCCAGCCTTACGTGCTCGGACATCTGCAGCCGCTCGGCGAAGATCGCTCCGAGCTGGAGAATCGAATCGAACGGCTGCAACCCGGCGGTGGCACCGATTTCAAAGACGCTCTCGAAATCGCGCAGCGCGAGATCATGCAGAGCGGTATCCCGGTACGACAGATAATTCTGCTCACCGACGGCGACACTAATCGCCAATACCACGATCACGACGCGCTGATCGCTGATTTTTCAAACGAACATATACCCGTTTCGACCATTCGGATCGGGCCCGATCTGGCAAATCTTCGTCTTCTGCAGGACTTCGCACAGGCTACCGGCGGGATCTTTTACCGGGTGCAGGACATCGAGAAGCTTCCACTCTTGCTGGTCGGCCTGACCCGCGAAGCGATGAATCGCCGCAAACAGGGACGGACCAGTGTGGAGGTCGGGCCGCCCAGTGCCATTCTTACCGGGATCGATCCACGCAGTATTCCGCCCATCGATTTCTACGCTTCCTCGGTTGCAAAGAATGGAGCGCAGGTTCCTCTACAGATCGCGCGCGGCGATCGGGCCACGCCATTGTTGGCTGCTTGGCAGTACGGCCTGGGCCGGGCCGCAATCTTCGCCGCCGATCCGGACTCGCTGGCGACCCTGAGCTGGATTCGCTGGGACCGCTACGCGGAGTTCTGGTACCAGCTGGTTGCATGGACGATGCGGGAGGGAGATCCGGGCGCCTTCGCGATACGAGTGCGGACTCAGAGCGACGGCGCATTGTCAGTAGAGGCCGAGAAGGCCGACGCCATCCCAGTTCCCAACCTGGTATGCCGGATCAGCGGACCCGGCCACCTGGTCGACGTTCCCATGACGCAGACCGATGCATCGCTGTACACCGGTGAAGTCGGGCCGCTGGCGCGGGGAAGATACGTAGCCACCCTGATGATCAAGGCGGGCGATACGGAACGGGTGCTAACCCATCGCGACTTTGCGTCGCTGGGTGAGCTGCCCTCCGATGCTGCCGAGCTTCGCCTCCGTCCCGCCAACGTCGATCTTCTCGGACGCCTGGCCCTAGCTACGCGAGGTGCTCTCGATGCCGCTCCGGAGACGGTGGCCGCACATCGTGGAGGGACCGTGACCATTCGCCGCGAAGCATCGCCCGAGCTGCTCCCGCTCGCTATCTTGCTGTTTCTCGGGGAGGTTTTCGTCCGCCGCAGGTTTCTTGGCGACTAG
- a CDS encoding DUF983 domain-containing protein has protein sequence MTSVIQETPSVLIRRALTQKCPVCGRGAVFASHFRMNRTCPKCNVVFWADPGESLGAMYLDYAVATAVFIVMWAVLSWTTSLSDAAQWIIISVVTVASVLACYPITRSAWTVLVYISGGIERPRLKIVRGGRT, from the coding sequence ATGACGTCGGTGATCCAGGAAACTCCCTCAGTCCTGATTAGGCGAGCCCTGACGCAAAAGTGTCCGGTTTGCGGACGCGGAGCAGTTTTCGCGTCGCACTTCCGGATGAACCGGACGTGTCCGAAATGCAATGTGGTGTTCTGGGCTGACCCGGGCGAGTCTCTAGGGGCGATGTATCTGGACTATGCAGTGGCCACGGCGGTCTTCATCGTGATGTGGGCCGTGTTGTCGTGGACCACTTCGCTGTCCGACGCCGCCCAGTGGATCATCATTTCGGTTGTGACAGTGGCCAGTGTACTTGCGTGCTACCCGATCACGCGCAGTGCGTGGACCGTTCTCGTGTATATTTCCGGCGGCATCGAGCGTCCGCGCCTCAAGATCGTGCGCGGCGGCCGTACCTGA
- a CDS encoding aminotransferase class I/II-fold pyridoxal phosphate-dependent enzyme has product MPTEVSLKTRFFTESVIREMTRRALKCGAVNLAQGFPDFAAPQELKQAAKAAIDQEFNQYAITHGSPNFRIAIAEKVRSYNGITCDPDLNITVTCGATEAMIATMLAVINPGDEVVIFEPFYENYGPDVILAGATPRYVALRDPDFSIDRRELEAAFSPNTKAVVINTPHNPSGKVFTRAELETIAALCRRYDTLAITDEIYEHIIYDGARHVSIATLPGMADRTVTISGLSKTYSITGWRLAYAIACERITSAIRKVHDFLTVGAPHPLQEAGAVALRLPESFYAELAAMYERKRGMLHHALTEAGLRCSQPAGAYYIVADIAHLGFADDFATADFMLDEVGVAAVPGSSFYSRPELGRSKVRFTFSKSDETIAMAAQRLRQLPKKVAAR; this is encoded by the coding sequence ATGCCAACTGAAGTTTCGCTAAAAACCCGGTTCTTCACCGAGTCCGTCATCCGGGAGATGACGCGGCGCGCGCTGAAATGTGGTGCGGTGAATCTGGCGCAGGGTTTTCCTGACTTCGCGGCACCCCAAGAGCTTAAGCAGGCGGCCAAAGCCGCGATCGATCAGGAATTCAATCAGTACGCCATAACTCACGGTTCCCCCAACTTCCGGATTGCGATCGCCGAGAAAGTCCGTTCCTACAACGGAATTACCTGCGATCCCGATTTGAACATCACTGTCACCTGTGGCGCGACCGAGGCAATGATCGCCACGATGCTGGCGGTCATCAATCCGGGCGACGAGGTGGTTATTTTCGAACCGTTTTACGAGAACTACGGACCCGACGTTATCCTTGCCGGCGCGACTCCTCGATACGTTGCGCTTCGCGACCCCGACTTCTCGATCGATCGGCGCGAGTTGGAAGCGGCATTTAGCCCAAACACCAAGGCCGTCGTCATCAACACTCCCCACAATCCCAGCGGCAAGGTATTCACGCGCGCAGAACTCGAGACGATAGCCGCGCTGTGCCGCCGCTATGACACGCTGGCGATCACCGACGAAATTTACGAACACATCATCTACGATGGTGCACGCCACGTCTCGATTGCGACCCTGCCCGGCATGGCCGATCGAACCGTGACGATCAGCGGCCTGTCGAAAACCTATTCGATAACCGGGTGGCGTCTCGCGTACGCGATTGCCTGCGAGCGCATCACCTCAGCGATACGTAAAGTTCACGACTTCCTCACCGTCGGTGCGCCACATCCACTGCAGGAAGCTGGCGCGGTCGCCCTGCGCCTGCCGGAGTCGTTTTATGCGGAGCTGGCAGCGATGTATGAACGCAAGCGTGGGATGCTGCATCATGCGCTGACGGAGGCCGGGCTGCGATGCAGTCAACCTGCCGGGGCATACTATATCGTGGCAGACATCGCTCACCTGGGCTTCGCTGACGATTTCGCCACCGCGGATTTCATGCTCGACGAGGTCGGCGTTGCAGCGGTACCAGGATCAAGTTTCTACAGCCGGCCCGAATTGGGGCGGAGCAAAGTTCGCTTCACTTTCTCAAAGAGCGACGAAACCATCGCCATGGCAGCACAGCGATTGCGGCAGCTCCCGAAGAAAGTTGCAGCTCGATAG
- a CDS encoding helix-turn-helix domain-containing protein → MAQAVKVLTVNELAEYLRVHRSTIYRLLKKGLLPGFKIGSDWRFNVEVIDQWRMKQGAILLAEDADTLKE, encoded by the coding sequence ATGGCACAAGCTGTAAAAGTCTTGACTGTGAACGAACTCGCCGAATACCTGCGGGTACACCGTTCGACAATCTACCGATTGCTAAAGAAGGGACTACTGCCAGGATTCAAAATAGGAAGCGATTGGCGCTTCAACGTCGAGGTCATTGATCAGTGGCGAATGAAGCAGGGTGCCATCCTGCTGGCCGAGGATGCCGACACGCTGAAGGAGTGA